Proteins encoded by one window of Bacteroidota bacterium:
- a CDS encoding tetratricopeptide repeat protein, translating into MIPRATPTLPLLLLLFLAGSARTQDDPSKSLALKNASPPQTAYGFKYDNSAARYWDEFMLVRNANAGDPLAQHELGLRYLTRNGFPADTPKAAYWIQKAAAQKLTTARYNYGLLLNNGWGVPWNPFEAYRQFRAAAIDGMAEAEYVTGLLLTDNLTVPRDYREAYRWESMAADSGFEPAKEVLREFKRRGIDAKRGAARPDSANRAEKKRPPHLSSAPQSGSGLQPIFLDTDVDSMTVPDDTTLTHEVLLAAGTQLKKISGNKTEEAPDSEIVRRVFDAAEAGSPEALTLIGRWYEQGTVMKQDIVLSSLYYLRAMRLDAPWAPPLLWKMIQEKDYFRKLKAGADRNDPAAQFSWAQLFASDLDHQLTQAEALALLERAAQKNFAPAVVELGMRYIGGSWLKQDREKGIGLLRRAAQLKSREAKVRLAMIELQGSKNPARDSTLVKTLRKAAGDGSVLAQTMLGYCYRSGLGVAQNTARAVQLLRSAAQRGSNPAYTALKDLYGEIRPSDPEFRIDE; encoded by the coding sequence ATGATTCCGAGGGCGACCCCGACCCTGCCTCTCCTTCTTCTCCTCTTTCTGGCCGGCTCCGCCAGAACCCAGGACGACCCCTCAAAGAGTCTCGCCCTGAAAAATGCCTCTCCCCCGCAAACCGCGTACGGCTTCAAGTACGACAACTCGGCGGCGAGATACTGGGATGAATTCATGCTGGTGAGAAACGCGAACGCGGGCGATCCGCTCGCTCAGCATGAGCTGGGCCTCCGGTATCTCACAAGGAACGGGTTTCCCGCCGATACCCCCAAGGCCGCATACTGGATTCAAAAAGCCGCCGCACAGAAACTGACGACGGCGCGCTACAACTACGGATTGTTGCTGAACAACGGCTGGGGGGTGCCCTGGAACCCGTTCGAGGCGTACAGGCAATTTCGTGCGGCCGCGATCGACGGGATGGCCGAAGCCGAATATGTGACCGGCCTTCTGCTCACCGACAATCTTACGGTTCCGAGAGATTACCGGGAGGCGTACCGGTGGGAATCGATGGCGGCGGATTCGGGATTTGAACCGGCGAAGGAAGTTCTCCGGGAGTTTAAGCGAAGGGGGATCGACGCAAAGCGCGGCGCCGCCCGTCCCGATTCCGCGAACCGCGCGGAAAAAAAACGGCCCCCGCACCTCTCGTCAGCTCCGCAGTCTGGTTCGGGCCTCCAGCCGATCTTTCTCGATACGGACGTCGATTCGATGACCGTGCCGGACGATACGACGCTCACCCATGAGGTACTCCTCGCGGCCGGGACCCAGCTCAAGAAAATCTCGGGCAACAAGACGGAGGAAGCTCCCGATTCCGAGATCGTCCGCAGGGTCTTCGATGCGGCCGAGGCGGGGAGCCCGGAAGCGCTGACATTGATCGGGCGCTGGTACGAGCAGGGGACGGTCATGAAGCAGGATATCGTCCTGTCGAGCCTTTATTACCTGCGTGCGATGCGGCTCGATGCCCCGTGGGCTCCTCCGCTCCTCTGGAAAATGATCCAGGAGAAAGACTACTTCCGGAAGCTGAAGGCGGGCGCGGACCGGAACGACCCGGCGGCGCAATTTTCATGGGCCCAACTCTTCGCTTCCGATCTCGACCACCAGCTCACGCAAGCCGAAGCCCTCGCCCTTCTCGAGCGCGCCGCACAGAAGAACTTCGCACCGGCGGTCGTCGAACTCGGGATGCGGTACATCGGCGGTTCCTGGCTCAAGCAGGACCGGGAGAAGGGGATCGGGTTGTTGCGCCGCGCAGCGCAGTTGAAGAGCCGCGAAGCGAAAGTGCGGCTCGCGATGATCGAGCTTCAGGGATCGAAAAATCCTGCGCGCGACAGCACGCTGGTGAAGACGCTCCGGAAAGCGGCCGGAGACGGATCGGTGCTCGCCCAGACCATGCTCGGGTATTGCTACCGCTCCGGGCTCGGCGTGGCCCAGAATACCGCGAGGGCCGTCCAGCTCCTTCGCTCCGCCGCCCAACGCGGCTCCAACCCGGCCTACACCGCCCTCAAAGACCTCTACGGAGAGATCAGGCCGTCCGATCCGGAATTCCGGATCGACGAATAG
- a CDS encoding dihydrodipicolinate synthase family protein produces MAIPDIHGVYPPLLTPFTEAGDVDYNAHKRNIDRWNKIDLSGYLVLGSNSETPYLKETEKLKLIELTLQYASRGRTIFAGTGLESTRETIRLTNKAAEIGAHAALILTPFFYGSRMTDEVFIQHYRTIADSSRIPVLIYNMPACTHLSISVEAVIALSAHPNIAGMKDSSGDVPRLAALKVAVPETFNLIVGTASAWHPALELGVRAGILALANFAGGECATVQKYYESGETEKAKVLYEQLLALNKAVTVEHGVPGLKYAATLAGYEGGWVRPPLVALSESARDQIRGLFSAAGLPRSGGNPSK; encoded by the coding sequence ATGGCAATTCCGGACATCCATGGCGTCTATCCGCCCCTGCTCACCCCCTTCACGGAGGCGGGAGATGTGGACTACAATGCCCATAAGCGGAATATCGACAGGTGGAACAAGATCGACCTGTCCGGCTACCTCGTCCTCGGATCGAACAGCGAGACGCCCTATCTGAAGGAAACGGAGAAGCTGAAACTCATCGAGCTCACTCTGCAATACGCCTCGCGCGGGAGGACGATCTTCGCGGGGACCGGGCTTGAATCGACGCGGGAAACGATCCGGCTGACGAACAAGGCGGCCGAGATCGGAGCGCATGCGGCGCTCATTCTCACCCCCTTCTTTTATGGCAGCAGGATGACGGACGAGGTGTTCATCCAGCATTACAGGACGATTGCGGATTCCTCCCGGATTCCGGTCCTGATCTACAACATGCCGGCCTGCACCCACCTCAGCATCTCGGTCGAAGCGGTAATCGCCTTGAGCGCGCACCCCAATATCGCCGGGATGAAAGACAGTTCCGGGGATGTCCCCCGTCTTGCCGCCCTCAAGGTCGCGGTTCCGGAGACGTTCAACCTCATTGTGGGGACCGCATCGGCGTGGCACCCGGCTCTGGAGCTCGGAGTCCGCGCGGGGATTCTTGCGCTGGCAAACTTCGCGGGTGGAGAGTGCGCGACGGTTCAGAAATATTATGAATCAGGCGAAACCGAAAAAGCCAAAGTCCTGTATGAACAATTACTGGCTCTGAACAAGGCTGTGACGGTTGAGCACGGCGTGCCCGGACTCAAGTACGCGGCGACTCTCGCAGGATACGAAGGGGGATGGGTGCGGCCACCGTTGGTGGCTCTGAGTGAGTCCGCCCGCGATCAGATTCGGGGGCTGTTTTCGGCGGCCGGTCTTCCCCGCTCCGGCGGCAATCCCTCAAAGTAA
- a CDS encoding glycosyltransferase family 39 protein, with product MSPSNDQMGAAGMPAGLFRSSLMIPLLIATAQLAGQVIFHSNYGYFRDELYYIACSDHLAFGYVDQPPLSIAILKVSRFLSGDSLQAIRFLPSLAGAGVVVLASLMARSLGGGRFAQGFAALGVAAAHSLMGTGRYYSMNAFDVLFWAAAGYVVIRILADESPKLWILFGALVGLGLLNKYSIGFLCIGLFAGLLLTSRRRHLASGRFWLGAGVAAFIFLPHIIWEIAHDFPSVEFMRNASQEKNVSLSVLDFVSGQIRDINLFNLPVWLCGIYFFYAYREGRFRSLAWMYATVFLVMVLAKAKVYYLAPIYPILLAGGAVFLESFFEKRGWKRIKLVYPFLLVASAIAFLPFALPVLPVDQFVRYQHALGLTPHAEERSSVGELPQHYADEFGWEEMTATVAGVFKKLTPEEQSACVIYVRNYGEAGAIDFFGGKYGLPNALCGHNNYWLWGPGERTGDIAIIVGGSRDLQENFADLNRVYEHVELAGTTNARYAMPYEIGKQIFICKGMKTTFQKIWPGERFYI from the coding sequence ATGAGCCCATCGAACGATCAGATGGGTGCCGCCGGGATGCCGGCCGGCCTGTTCCGGAGCAGCCTGATGATCCCGCTCCTCATCGCCACGGCACAACTCGCCGGTCAGGTGATATTCCACAGCAATTACGGCTATTTCAGGGACGAGCTCTATTATATCGCCTGCAGCGATCACCTGGCGTTCGGGTACGTAGACCAACCCCCTTTGTCGATCGCAATTCTCAAAGTGAGCAGGTTCCTTTCAGGCGATTCCCTCCAGGCGATTCGTTTCCTTCCCTCTCTTGCAGGCGCGGGGGTTGTCGTCCTTGCCTCGCTGATGGCGCGCAGCCTCGGCGGAGGCAGATTCGCGCAGGGGTTCGCGGCTCTTGGCGTCGCGGCGGCTCACAGTCTCATGGGCACCGGCCGTTATTACTCGATGAACGCATTCGACGTCCTCTTCTGGGCGGCTGCCGGATATGTGGTGATCCGAATTCTCGCCGATGAGAGCCCGAAGTTATGGATCCTTTTCGGCGCCCTCGTCGGGCTCGGTCTTTTGAATAAGTATTCGATCGGATTCCTCTGCATCGGGCTCTTCGCGGGCCTCCTGCTGACCTCCCGGCGGAGACACCTCGCTTCGGGACGGTTCTGGCTGGGCGCGGGCGTCGCTGCGTTCATCTTCCTCCCGCACATTATTTGGGAAATCGCGCATGATTTTCCCTCGGTGGAGTTCATGCGCAATGCGAGCCAGGAAAAGAATGTCAGCCTGAGCGTCCTCGATTTTGTTTCGGGCCAGATCCGGGATATCAACTTGTTCAATTTGCCGGTCTGGTTGTGCGGGATATACTTCTTCTACGCCTATCGCGAGGGGCGTTTCCGCTCCCTGGCATGGATGTATGCGACCGTCTTCCTTGTGATGGTCCTGGCAAAGGCGAAGGTCTACTATCTCGCTCCAATCTACCCCATATTGCTTGCCGGGGGAGCCGTATTTCTCGAAAGCTTTTTCGAGAAGAGGGGATGGAAAAGGATCAAGCTTGTCTATCCCTTCTTACTGGTGGCATCGGCGATTGCTTTTTTACCCTTTGCGCTGCCGGTCCTTCCGGTGGATCAGTTCGTCAGGTATCAGCATGCGCTCGGTCTGACTCCCCATGCAGAAGAACGGTCTTCGGTCGGCGAACTTCCCCAACACTACGCCGACGAGTTCGGTTGGGAGGAGATGACGGCAACGGTCGCGGGGGTCTTCAAGAAATTAACCCCTGAAGAACAGTCGGCTTGTGTCATTTATGTCCGCAATTACGGGGAGGCGGGTGCGATCGACTTTTTCGGCGGGAAGTACGGCCTTCCCAACGCCCTCTGCGGCCACAACAATTATTGGCTGTGGGGGCCCGGCGAACGAACGGGAGATATTGCGATTATTGTCGGCGGCAGCAGGGACCTCCAGGAGAATTTCGCCGATTTGAATCGCGTGTACGAGCATGTGGAATTAGCAGGCACCACCAACGCGCGGTATGCGATGCCGTACGAGATCGGCAAGCAGATCTTTATTTGTAAGGGAATGAAAACGACGTTTCAGAAGATCTGGCCCGGGGAGCGGTTTTACATCTGA
- a CDS encoding phosphoribosylanthranilate isomerase: MEATSNPRVKICCISDLQEAWLAIRSGASALGLVSDMPSGPGIISERMIAEIAAAVPPGVSSFLLTSERDAGRIIAQVKRARVNTVQICDRLDSGSYGDIREALPGVSIVQVIHVAGEGSIAEAVSLGSQADAVLLDSGNPALRVKELGGTGRTHDWSVSRKIREQLEIPVFLAGGLTPENVHSAIREVGPFGVDVCSGVRTGGRLDDMKLGAFFSNIRRT, translated from the coding sequence ATGGAAGCCACCTCCAACCCGAGAGTCAAAATCTGTTGCATCTCAGATCTGCAGGAAGCATGGCTCGCGATCCGCTCCGGCGCATCTGCCCTGGGCCTGGTCTCCGACATGCCGAGCGGCCCGGGGATCATTTCCGAGCGAATGATAGCGGAGATCGCTGCCGCGGTCCCGCCCGGCGTCTCGTCGTTCCTCCTCACCAGCGAGCGCGATGCAGGCAGGATCATCGCTCAAGTAAAGCGCGCGCGGGTAAATACCGTTCAGATTTGCGACAGGCTTGACTCGGGTTCCTACGGCGACATACGCGAGGCGCTGCCCGGCGTTTCCATCGTGCAGGTCATCCATGTCGCGGGCGAGGGGTCGATCGCCGAGGCGGTCTCTCTGGGTTCGCAGGCAGACGCGGTTCTGCTCGATTCAGGAAACCCGGCTTTAAGGGTGAAGGAACTGGGCGGCACCGGCCGGACGCACGATTGGAGTGTCAGCAGGAAAATACGCGAGCAGCTCGAAATTCCGGTGTTCCTGGCGGGGGGCCTCACCCCCGAGAATGTTCATTCGGCCATCCGGGAAGTCGGCCCGTTCGGAGTCGATGTCTGCAGTGGAGTCAGGACCGGCGGACGCCTCGACGATATGAAACTGGGCGCATTTTTCAGCAACATCAGAAGAACATGA
- a CDS encoding YiiX/YebB-like N1pC/P60 family cysteine hydrolase — MSRSLLKHRRILRGLLFLGILYLLLLIPSPSPTVPPVEQSGSSRQFIWNQDARWDSLEASYAAARKAGCAAERPLLETSRRSLETLLTRIESDSLTPDSPQLSQLESGFFSLAPLVGACPESVPAYLTLASRLRTVLKHKSEHWNLDDRSTRETIYRLLYGARSAVEEVILQTPPGDHPPALLEGTDEPSVTPSATLLGVTIHSGDILVSRGGAPTSALIARGNDFPGNFSHIALVHIDSGSGKVSIIESHIERGVVISTPEEYLHDTKLRVMVLRLRSDLPATISDPLIPHRSSSFMLRRVLERHIAYDFSMDYADSTRLFCSEVASSAYAAFGVRLWMGISHLSTPGVRSWLGDFGVDHFETQEPSDLEYDPQLRVVAEWRDPETLRKDHIDNAVTDAMLEGAERGDRLAYNPFLLPPSRFMKAYSAILNLFGIVAPVPEGMSATTVLYHKFYSERHGAGVAAVSKDAERFRAERGFEPPYWEMLKMARRALATTPG; from the coding sequence GTGAGCCGGTCTCTCTTGAAACACCGGAGAATCCTTCGGGGATTGCTCTTTCTTGGAATACTCTACCTCCTGTTACTGATACCGTCCCCTTCCCCGACCGTGCCGCCTGTCGAGCAGTCGGGATCCTCGCGCCAGTTTATCTGGAACCAGGACGCACGATGGGATTCGCTGGAGGCGAGCTATGCGGCGGCGCGAAAAGCGGGGTGCGCTGCCGAGCGACCTCTGCTCGAGACCAGCCGGCGGAGTCTCGAGACCCTCCTGACCCGGATCGAATCGGACTCCCTCACTCCCGACTCGCCACAACTCTCGCAGCTGGAAAGCGGGTTCTTTTCCCTCGCCCCGCTTGTGGGAGCCTGTCCCGAGAGCGTGCCGGCGTACCTCACGCTCGCTTCGCGCCTCCGCACGGTGCTCAAACACAAGTCGGAGCATTGGAATCTCGACGACAGGTCCACGCGCGAAACAATCTACCGCCTCCTCTACGGGGCGCGAAGCGCCGTGGAGGAGGTTATTCTGCAGACGCCGCCCGGAGATCACCCGCCCGCTCTTCTGGAGGGAACCGACGAACCGTCGGTGACTCCTTCCGCAACCCTGCTCGGGGTAACGATTCACAGCGGCGACATTCTTGTCTCGCGGGGTGGGGCCCCGACGTCCGCGCTCATCGCGCGCGGGAACGATTTCCCCGGCAATTTTTCCCACATCGCCCTCGTTCATATCGATTCCGGGTCGGGGAAAGTCTCGATCATCGAATCACACATCGAGAGAGGAGTGGTTATCTCCACACCGGAGGAGTACCTGCATGACACCAAACTGCGCGTGATGGTGCTGCGCCTCCGGTCGGACCTCCCGGCGACCATCAGCGATCCCCTCATTCCCCACCGCTCGTCCTCGTTCATGCTCCGGCGGGTGCTCGAGCGGCACATCGCATACGACTTCTCCATGGACTACGCCGACTCTACCCGCCTCTTCTGCTCAGAAGTCGCATCATCCGCGTATGCGGCCTTCGGCGTGCGTCTCTGGATGGGAATCTCACACCTCTCCACTCCCGGTGTCCGCTCCTGGCTGGGGGATTTCGGCGTGGACCATTTCGAGACGCAGGAACCGTCGGACCTCGAATACGATCCGCAGCTGCGTGTCGTGGCGGAGTGGCGCGACCCGGAGACTCTCCGGAAGGACCACATCGACAACGCAGTGACCGACGCCATGCTCGAAGGGGCCGAGCGGGGCGACCGGCTCGCGTACAATCCCTTTCTGCTTCCCCCTTCCCGCTTCATGAAGGCCTATAGCGCGATCCTCAATCTGTTTGGAATCGTCGCGCCGGTGCCGGAGGGAATGTCGGCGACGACGGTGTTATATCACAAGTTCTATTCGGAACGGCACGGTGCCGGCGTCGCAGCGGTCTCGAAGGACGCTGAACGGTTCCGGGCTGAGCGGGGATTCGAGCCTCCGTACTGGGAAATGCTGAAGATGGCGCGCCGTGCACTTGCGACCACACCGGGCTGA
- a CDS encoding ABC transporter ATP-binding protein — protein MLEIQGVTKRFRSGVVAVADLSLTLQRGVLGLLGPNGAGKTTLMQMIATITRPTSGSILYRSEDITRKPDAIRARLGYLPQDFGVYENLTAVEFLTYIAALKGVHSRKRVMEMLELVNLHTESHRLAGTFSGGMRQRLGIAQALVNEPEIVIVDEPTAGLDPEERVRFRNILSDIGVGKLVLLSTHIVSDVEAVATHIAVMNHGRLVASATPEELLRSAAGRVWEAIVPSEEFDAVRARFKTSRAVRRPDGVHVRIVHGERPVSGAAPVEPDLEESFIYAVNAPGGSDR, from the coding sequence ATGCTCGAGATTCAGGGAGTTACCAAACGATTCCGGTCCGGCGTCGTCGCCGTCGCGGACCTCTCGCTGACGCTCCAACGGGGCGTTCTCGGCCTCCTCGGGCCGAATGGCGCCGGAAAGACCACCTTGATGCAGATGATCGCGACGATCACCCGGCCCACTTCGGGGTCGATCCTATACCGCTCCGAGGACATCACCCGCAAGCCCGACGCGATCCGTGCGCGTCTCGGATACCTGCCCCAGGATTTCGGAGTCTACGAGAACCTGACGGCAGTGGAGTTCCTCACCTATATCGCCGCTCTGAAAGGGGTCCACAGCCGGAAGCGGGTGATGGAAATGCTGGAACTCGTGAACCTTCACACCGAATCCCACCGGCTCGCGGGCACGTTCTCCGGCGGAATGCGGCAGCGCCTCGGGATCGCGCAGGCGCTTGTCAACGAACCCGAGATCGTGATCGTGGACGAGCCCACGGCCGGGCTCGACCCCGAAGAACGCGTCCGTTTCCGCAACATCCTTTCGGACATCGGCGTGGGGAAGCTGGTGCTCCTCTCCACGCACATCGTATCCGATGTCGAGGCGGTCGCGACCCACATCGCGGTGATGAACCACGGGCGGCTGGTGGCCTCGGCGACACCCGAAGAACTCCTCCGCTCCGCGGCCGGCAGGGTGTGGGAGGCAATCGTGCCGTCGGAAGAATTTGACGCGGTCCGGGCGCGGTTCAAGACCTCCCGCGCCGTGCGGCGCCCCGACGGCGTCCATGTGCGGATCGTTCACGGGGAACGCCCCGTTTCGGGCGCCGCCCCGGTCGAGCCCGATCTCGAAGAGTCCTTTATCTACGCGGTCAACGCGCCCGGAGGATCGGACCGGTGA
- a CDS encoding glycoside hydrolase family 47 protein, giving the protein MIQARTLSVIILLSLALHQAIAQPVPAAANIDKAELAQQVRTEFLACWNAYKEYAWGHDELKPLSKGFYDWDTTVSVYMTPVDAMDALTILGFTDEAAKAREFVARNLSFDHDIYVKNFEITIRLLGGLLTNYQLSGDKRLLDLAGDLGERLLPVFNSQTGMPYTYVNLKTGAVRGPETNPAEIGTLLIEFGTLSKLTGKPVYYDKAKRALVELYKRRSPIGLVGSVINVETGAWIDSTSHISGGIDSYYEYLLKCWRLFDDKECGEMWQTSVDAVNKYLAHDTTTGFWYSQANMFTGRRTGTHYGALDAFLPAVLALSGDLDRARRLQESSYKMWNAFGIEPEEIDYTTMKVTQGAYPLRPEIIESAYYLYYYTNDSRYLEMGRTFLDSLKHYCKTDAGYAGLTDVRTKEKKDKMESFFLAETLKYLYLLFAPRETLDLNASVFNTEAHPVRRTW; this is encoded by the coding sequence ATGATCCAGGCTCGTACGCTCAGCGTCATAATACTCCTCTCCCTTGCGCTCCATCAGGCAATCGCCCAGCCGGTACCCGCTGCGGCGAACATCGATAAGGCCGAACTTGCGCAGCAGGTCCGCACCGAATTCCTCGCCTGCTGGAACGCGTACAAAGAGTATGCGTGGGGACACGACGAGCTTAAACCGCTGAGCAAGGGGTTTTACGATTGGGATACGACCGTCTCCGTCTACATGACTCCCGTCGACGCGATGGACGCCCTGACCATACTCGGATTCACCGATGAAGCCGCGAAGGCGCGCGAGTTCGTCGCCCGGAACCTCTCCTTCGACCATGACATCTATGTCAAGAACTTTGAAATAACGATCCGGCTCCTCGGGGGCCTCCTCACCAATTACCAGCTCTCGGGAGACAAGCGCCTGCTGGATCTGGCAGGCGACCTGGGGGAGCGCCTGCTGCCCGTATTCAATTCGCAGACGGGGATGCCCTACACCTACGTAAATCTCAAGACTGGCGCAGTGCGCGGCCCCGAAACCAACCCGGCGGAAATCGGCACACTTCTCATCGAATTCGGCACGCTGAGCAAGCTGACGGGGAAGCCCGTCTACTACGACAAGGCGAAGCGGGCGCTCGTCGAACTCTATAAGCGCCGCTCGCCGATCGGCCTGGTCGGATCGGTGATCAACGTCGAAACGGGTGCCTGGATCGACTCGACAAGCCATATCAGCGGCGGGATCGACTCCTACTATGAATACCTGCTCAAGTGCTGGCGCCTCTTCGACGACAAGGAATGCGGCGAGATGTGGCAAACGAGCGTCGACGCGGTCAACAAGTACCTCGCGCACGACACCACGACCGGATTCTGGTATTCGCAGGCGAATATGTTCACCGGCCGGCGCACCGGAACCCATTACGGAGCCCTCGACGCGTTCCTCCCTGCGGTTCTCGCGCTCTCGGGCGACCTCGACCGCGCGCGGCGCCTGCAGGAATCTTCGTACAAGATGTGGAATGCGTTCGGGATCGAACCGGAGGAAATCGATTACACCACGATGAAGGTGACGCAGGGCGCCTATCCCCTGCGGCCCGAGATCATCGAGTCGGCATACTATCTCTATTATTATACGAACGATTCACGCTACCTCGAGATGGGCCGCACGTTCCTCGACAGCCTCAAGCACTATTGCAAGACCGACGCCGGGTACGCCGGGCTGACCGATGTCCGGACGAAGGAGAAAAAGGACAAGATGGAGAGTTTCTTTCTCGCGGAAACTCTGAAGTATCTCTATCTCCTCTTCGCTCCGCGCGAAACGCTCGACCTCAACGCATCGGTTTTCAACACCGAAGCCCACCCGGTGCGGAGAACCTGGTAG